One Natrinema longum genomic window carries:
- the hjc gene encoding Holliday junction resolvase Hjc produces MSHAKGDRRERELVNELDAAGFAVMRAPASGSATERELPDVLAGDGERFYAIEAKSSAGDPIYLTGEEVEALIFFAQNFGAKPRIGVRFDREDWYFFHPGDLHVTDGGNYRVKKETALAEGTDFPEFTGRSEKVTLEEIGDGGDDGPDEDVLRVLNAVEQGIMDVEEAAELLE; encoded by the coding sequence ATGTCCCACGCGAAGGGCGACCGCCGCGAGCGCGAACTCGTCAACGAACTCGACGCGGCCGGGTTCGCGGTGATGCGTGCGCCCGCAAGCGGCTCCGCCACCGAGCGCGAACTCCCGGACGTGCTCGCCGGCGACGGCGAACGCTTCTACGCGATCGAAGCGAAATCGAGCGCCGGCGATCCGATCTATCTCACCGGCGAGGAGGTCGAGGCGCTGATCTTCTTCGCCCAGAACTTCGGCGCGAAACCCCGAATCGGCGTTCGATTCGACCGCGAGGACTGGTACTTCTTCCACCCCGGCGACCTCCACGTCACCGACGGCGGAAACTACCGCGTCAAGAAGGAGACGGCGCTGGCCGAGGGCACCGACTTCCCCGAGTTCACCGGCCGCTCCGAGAAGGTCACCCTCGAGGAAATCGGCGACGGCGGTGACGACGGCCCCGACGAGGACGTGCTTCGCGTCCTGAACGCAGTCGAGCAGGGCATCATGGACGTCGAGGAAGCCGCGGAGTTGCTCGAGTAA